The genome window ACATTTAacgtaaaaatataaaaacgaaACCTTTTAGGGCGATCTGGTATTGTCCACTAAAAAGAGCAATTTGTACTTATGATATATAAATCAGacaaacccaacaaaaaaatgttatatgtACTCATTATTGATGTGCAAAGAGTTTTATATTACTGTTTATTGCATGTGACATCCATATCCATTAGCAAtgcaaacaatatttatattaataaatgaaattatatgtGTGTTAAATGTTGCAACTGGTTTTTATGGCTCAGcagttaaaattaaaatttaatataaaatttttaaatatttaatataaaattttaacgtattaattaattaattgtgcTTAATAAGCACTGCTTACAGTATcagcaaatcaaattttgaaaGTTCGCGCACTGCTTCTTTTTTCGGCATGTTGCGTGTGGAGCAGTTTCGTTAGGTGTATAATAGTTCTGTTAGTTAACAGCGTTCTGCAATACAACACACcttttggtataaaaatacttaatttaacAGCAGACGCAGAGTGAGCATGAAGGctgaaaaatatactttttggtattaaaatactgaaatgagGTGTAAAtaggtatatttggtattgaGTTTTggtattaaatacaatattttttaaagaacaATTTCTGAATTcttccaaaaatataatttattttataattaaacatttctaATCATTACTAatgcattaattattattattttattgtacaAAACATCGATATTTCCTAAAAAAATCGATATATGGCAAATCGATAGTTGCCTCGATGATTTGTCACCACTAATAAACACTATTTGCGGATTTCTAGTATTAACTTTAAGCCAACTATCGACCGATCCACGACCAGACTTGCCCAAGTTTGGATTACGTCTACCGAAAAATCGTCCCCCTCTTCCGTAGCAACTAAACAAACGAATCAACATGGTATTTGGGTGAGTTGCAGCAAAGTTGCCAGTCCAAAATTACGTAACCCCAAACGCTAATCATCTGATGCGATAGATTATTGGTACGCGGCGGTCTGGTAGCTGGAACTGTGTACTATACCCGCAAAGCTGGCGTCTGGGGCAACCCCGAGGAGACAGACAAGCTGCTGAATGACGTGAAGGGTCAGCTCTGTCCCTATGTGCAGAAGGCGAAGAAGCAGCTGCCCTTCGAGGTGCCCAAGCTACCACAAGCGGGCGAAGTGCGCTTCCTGGTCAAACACTATTACAATGAGGGCGTGAAGAGCTCATTCCGCTTCATCCACATGCTGCCCTGCTATGCGGGCCGTGGTCTCAAGAAGGTGAAAGACACATTCGAGGACTTTGCCAAGTCGCCAGCCATCACGGGAGGCAGCGAAaaggcggcagcggcggcgacGAAATAGTGAAATATGGATATTCAATGAATATAAATGCTTATTCAATGGAAGGCTGTTTTCATGTTAGTTCATAGTTAGTCTATTGAATACTATGTTTATGTACCTCCCCCCCCACAACTTAACAAATTCTGAACTATCTCGAGCAGTAGATGCTTAAAAATACTTATCGATGTGAAGATTGGAGATTTAAGCGTATTGTGTTCGACCTTAAATGCTAgcaataaactaaatttatgtCTTAAGCGTGAAAGCCGCCTTGCAAAACTTATTCAGCATCatttaattctaaaattaaaCTACTCAAGGTAATACGGTTTCCGAAGATTGTAAATCACTGTGAAGTTTTCGCTGTGTACTCAACTTGTATTACTTAAACAGATCAGTTCTCATCATCTACTCAAACAACAGACACAACATGtcacaacaatttatttatagcacaGACAAAGCAAATTTGGCTTAAATCGTATATTTGGCGAAGAAGTGGAGACAAAACGCTAGCTGGCATGACGATGTTAAATAGAGAAATGGGTGCACTTGGCCCACTTGGAATACATTGACTCAACTAGCAAATAGATTGTTCATACGGCAAATATATGATTACTACCGTAATAGAAGTCGAATCGCAGCAATTCCAAGAAAAATATAagatttcaaaatgaaaagcatGTTGGTATGGCAAAAAGTTTGAGTCTGATTGAAATTCCGAAGAACTTTTTATTTcctgcgttttttttttatatatttatgtaacaTCATATAATAAAGATTATTACATTGTAATGATTTCGAAGTAAagtttaattcaattgaaaaatatagaATGAAATGCTAGACCacattgcatttaaatgagtTCTTGTGACTCTTTAGATACTCTACGCAACGTTGCCAATCTTCATGTTTATTTATGAAGTGCGGCAACACAGGAAGTGCGAGCATCTGCGACCGATAGCATGaacttgttgttattattgttgtaagCAAACTCTTTGCTAGTTGTCAATCACTATAAAAtggcaaattgttgttaaacaAACTATGAGAGAGAATCAAGTCTCTTGTCTCTctgataaaaatgaaaatattgcgGCAGGCTGCATGAAACGTCACTCATCTCACAGTTCGCATCTCTCAGCTCGAATCGTCATCAACTGATTCACTGATTGAGCTGTAAAGCTAGCGATGAAAGTGGGCTGAGATTTGACATTTTCAGATGCCAAGCAACTACGATATGCTAGAGTAGACagatattacgcatacgcctcATATGTTAGTTGCACACACGACAAAATCACACATTCAAGATGACTTTCTACGCCTCGCACggcaaataaagcaaagctAACAACTAAGTAGTAAGATATAAGTATAAATAGGAATACTTGGGTGAAAAGACGTCactgagagaaagagagagaatgaaagaGGGAGGTGAACGTGCGACTGGAAGCACTGATAAGAAACTGCTAATTGTTTACTACTCGACTGTTGACTTGCTGCCTCGTATCCCTAATTGTGGAACACTCGAGTGCCCTACCAAAAATACCCAAACACAGCGATAAAACACAGGAGGACAATTGCAATAGCTACAAATAGATGAAGCGGCAATTGCTGTAACTGTCATGCTTTTAATTTTAGCCGCAATCAAACTTCAGTCGCTGGACTCTGATTATCATTATTGACGGAcgatcgtcgtcgttgtcgagCCCAAAACGAAAtctgaattttatttttaattttcaagtATTTGTCATGTCTATTTGTGACAATTTGACTATTCATTTCgctttgtattgttttttttaattctatttctttttatttcgtGTGTATATCCCCTGCACTAAATATTTACTTAGCATACGCGAGCGACAGCGACTCGAGTGCAAGAAGCaatcttttaattaattaaacttttttgcGCTTTCGTGCTTGTTTAATGGCCGCGAGTTAAGCGGTCTACCAAACACAAGTAACTGTCTGCCTGCTCGAGAGctgtcatcatcatcttcatcttcatcatcttGTCGTTGTCAGATAAAAATTTACTATGCCATCCATTCCACGCCCCATCCCAGAGGGGTGTCTATGACTCACGCTATGGCAAAGATAATAATCAAGATCTGCAACAGCATCTGCCTCAATCACACTATCTTTCGGTTCTCTTCTCCTCTTTCTGTCGGCAAAGTACAAAGCTCTCGTTGTTGCATCGAATTATATCACGTGTTGAAATTGGTTTTCATTAACTTTTGTGGTTTTGGCTCAAACAGTAAATAGTCAATATTTGCCAGCAAATATGAAATCACAATTTCGGCGACCCATAAAAcatggcaaataaataaatgcttaaCCTCTAAATGGGCGAAATAACACGCATACGCCGTGTTGTGTGCCCCCTAAAACAGACACAACAAGCAACACCTCGCCGCGATCTCGAGGCCGCAAGGAGAGCAAATGTTGTacaagcgcacacacacaaacacacagacacggacacacacacacagtagcTGTCTTTTcgacattgcgcatacgccgcg of Drosophila nasuta strain 15112-1781.00 chromosome 3, ASM2355853v1, whole genome shotgun sequence contains these proteins:
- the LOC132792593 gene encoding MICOS complex subunit MIC13 homolog QIL1, with protein sequence MVFGLLVRGGLVAGTVYYTRKAGVWGNPEETDKLLNDVKGQLCPYVQKAKKQLPFEVPKLPQAGEVRFLVKHYYNEGVKSSFRFIHMLPCYAGRGLKKVKDTFEDFAKSPAITGGSEKAAAAATK